One window from the genome of Macaca fascicularis isolate 582-1 chromosome 7, T2T-MFA8v1.1 encodes:
- the AFG2B gene encoding ATPase family gene 2 protein homolog B, which yields MAPDSDPFPEGPLLKLLPLDARDRGTQRCRLGPAALHALGARLGSAVKISLPDGGSCLCTVWPRRDGANGFVQLDPLCASPGAAVGAPRSRRSLSLSHLLLVPCPPLRRVSVWPVLRELAGAPGAPNTAAVLEAAQELLRNRPVSLGHVVVAPPGAPGPVAALHIVGGTPSPDPAGLVTPHTRVGLGGEPPSEAQPQPEVPLGGLSEAADSLRELLHFPLRYPRALASLGLAVPRGVLLAGPPGVGKTQLVRAVAREAGAELLAVSAPALQGSRPGETEENVRRVFQRARELASRGPSLLFLDEVDALCPRRGGRAPESRVVAQVLTLLDGASGDREVVVVGATNRPDALDPALRRPGRFDREVVIGTPTLKQRKEILQAITSKMPISSHVDLGLLAEMTVGYVGADMTALCREAAMHALLHSEKNQDDPVIDETDFLEAFKNIQPSSFRSVIGLMDIKPVDWEQIGGLEDVKLKLKQSIEWPLKFPREFVRMGLIQPKGVLLYGPPGCAKTTLVRALATSCHCSFVSVSGADLFSPFVGDSEKVLSQIFRQARASTPAIVFLDEIDSILGARSASKTGCDVQERVLSVLLNELDGVGLKTIERRGSKSSQQEFQEVFNRSVMIVAATNRPDVLDTALLRPGRLDKIIYIPPPDHKGRLSILEVCTKNMPIGPDVSLENLAAETCFFSGADLRNLCTEAALLALQENGLDTTTVKQEHFLKSLKTVKPSLSRKDLALYENLFKKGGFSNLEGI from the exons ATGGCTCCGGACTCGGATCCCTTCCCGGAAGGGCCTCTCTTAAAGCTGTTACCCTTAGACGCTAGAGACCGGGGCACCCAGCGCTGCCGCCTGGGCCCGGCCGCCCTCCACGCCCTGGGCGCGCGCTTGGGCTCAGCAGTGAAGATCTCGCTACCCGACGGCGGCTCCTGCCTCTGCACTGTCTGGCCTCGGCGGGACGGAGCGAACGGCTTTGTGCAGCTGGACCCGCTGTGCGCCAGCCCCGGGGCGGCGGTCGGGGCGCCGAGATCCCGGAGGAGTCTCAGCCTGAGCCACCTCCTCCTAGTGCCCTGTCCGCCCCTGCGGCGCGTCTCCGTGTGGCCGGTGTTGCGAGAGCTGGCGGGCGCGCCTGGTGCCCCGAATACAGCCGCGGTGCTGGAGGCGGCGCAGGAGCTGCTGAGAAACCGACCGGTCTCCCTGGGCCACGTGGTGGTCGCTCCGCCGGGCGCTCCTGGCCCGGTGGCTGCCTTGCACATCGTCGGCGGAACGCCCAGTCCCGATCCCGCTGGGCTGGTCACCCCTCACACTCGCGTCGGCCTTGGCGGGGAACCTCCGTCCGAAGCCCAGCCGCAGCCCGAGGTGCCCCTGGGAGGTCTTTCGGAGGCGGCCGACTCGCTGCGGGAGCTCCTCCACTTCCCGCTCCGCTACCCGCGCGCCCTGGCCTCGCTGGGCTTAGCGGTGCCCCGCGGGGTGCTCCTGGCGGGGCCCCCCGGAGTGGGCAAGACCCAGCTGGTGCGGGCCGTGGCGCGCGAGGCGGGCGCAGAGCTGCTGGCAGTCAGCGCCCCCGCGCTGCAGGGTTCCCGGCCTGGGGAGACCGAGGAGAACGTGCGGCGGGTCTTCCAGCGCGCCCGGGAGCTGGCCAGCCGCGGGCCCAGCCTCCTCTTCCTGGACGAGGTGGACGCTTTGTGTCCCCGGCGGGGCGGTCGAGCACCCGAGAGCCGCGTAGTGGCCCAGGTGTTGACGCTGCTGGACGGCGCAAGTGGGGACCGCGAGGTCGTGGTTGTGGGAGCCACCAACCGGCCGGACGCTCTAGATCCAGCGCTGCGTAGACCCGGGAGATTTGACCGAGAG GTGGTCATTGGGACTCCCACACttaaacaaagaaaggaaattctgcaaGCGATTACCTCAAAGATGCCCATCTCCAGTCATGTTGATTTGGGCCTTCTTGCAGAAATGACAGTTGGCTATGTTGGTGCCGACATGACAGCACTCTGTAGGGAAGCTGCCATGCATGCTCTCCTTCATAGTGAGAAG AACCAGGACGATCCTGTGATTGATGAAACAGACTTCcttgaagcttttaaaaatattcaacccTCATCGTTTCGAAGCGTCATTGGATTGATGGATATCAAGCCTGTTGACTGGGAGCAGATTGGTGGCCTTGAAGATGTAAAACTGAAGTTAAAACAG AGCATTGAGTGGCCTCTGAAATTCCCTCGGGAATTTGTTAGGATGGGCCTGATACAACCGAAGGGAGTTCTCCTCTATGGGCCCCCTGGATGTGCTAAAACCACTCTGGTGAGGGCCCTGGCCACAAGCTGTCACTGCTCTTTTGTTTCAGTGAGTGGAGCTGATCTGTTTTCACCATTTGTTGGAGATTCAGAAAAAGTCTTGTCTCAG ATATTTCGACAAGCAAGAGCAAGTACTCCAGCAATTGTGTTTTTGGATGAAattgattcaatcttgggagctCGCTCAGCCAGCAAGACAGGATGTGATGTTCAAGAACGAGTTCTTTCTGTTCTCCTGAATGAATTAGATGGTGTTGGACTTAAGACAATAGAGAGAAGAGGAAGTAAATCAAGTCAACAGG AGTTTCAGGAAGTTTTTAACCGAAGTGTCATGATTGTTGCAGCAACAAATAGACCTGATGTGTTAGATACTGCTTTGTTACGACCTGGAAGATTAGATAAGATCATCTATATCCCACCTCCAGATCACAAG gGCAGGCTTTCTATTTTAGAAGTCTGTACAAAAAACATGCCAATAGGTCCTGATGTCTCCTTAGAAAACCTAGCAGCAGAAACCTGTTTTTTTTCTGGAGCTGATCTTAGAAACCTCTGCACAGAA GCTGCTTTGCTGGCTCTGCAAGAAAATGGACTAGACACAACTACAGTGAAACAAGAGCACTTTCTAAAATCACTTAAGACTGTAAAACCATCGTTAAGTCGCAAGGACTTGGCTTTATATGAAAACTTATTTAAGAAAGGAGGATTTTCTAACTTGGAAGGTATTTAA